One Brassica napus cultivar Da-Ae chromosome C4, Da-Ae, whole genome shotgun sequence genomic region harbors:
- the LOC106396751 gene encoding 50S ribosomal protein L1, chloroplastic, with translation MAVCATHSSLMIAYAASKDLTIPSLFSSANPRPNKLSVALYPPLVLLAGRRGSFPVVVSAVAAEADVDTEDAEQNEGTSTATAVLDPPKPKKGKAALLLKRDRTRSKRFLEIQKLRETKKEYDVKTAISLLKQTANTRFVESVEAHFRLNIDPKYNDQQLRATVSLPKGTGQTVKVAVLAQGEKVDEAKNAGADIVGSDDLIEQIKGGFMEFDKLIASPDMMVKVAGLGKILGPRGLMPNPKAGTVTANIPQAIEEFKKGKVEFRADKTGIVHIPFGKVNFTEEDLLVNFLAAVKSVETNKPKGAKGVYWKSAHICSSMGPSIKLNIREMIDFKP, from the exons ATGGCTGTCTGCGCAACTCACTCCTCTCTCATGATAGCATACGCCGCATCGAAGGACCTTACAATTCCGTCTCTTTTCTCATCTGCCAACCCAAGACCCAACAAGTTGAGCGTCGCACTCTATCCCCCTCTTGTTCTCCTTGCGGGGAGAAGAGGTTCGTTCCCGGTAGTTGTCTCAGCCGTAGCCGCAGAGGCTGATGTCGACACGGAGGACGCGGAGCAGAATGAAGGCACGTCCACCGCCACAGCCGTCCTCGATCCGCCAAAGCCTAAGAAAGGAAAAGCAGCTTTGCTACTCAAGAGAGATAGA ACAAGGTCTAAGAGGTTTCTGGAGATCCAAAAGCTAAGGGAAACCAAAAAGGAGTACGACGTCAAGACTGCTATATCTTTGCTTAAGCAAACCGCTAACACAAGGTTTGTGGAGTCGGTCGAAGCCCATTTCCGTCTCAACATCGATCCTAAGTACAATGATCAGCAGCTGCGAGCGACC GTGAGCCTTCCTAAAGGAACAGGGCAAACTGTTAAAGTGGCTGTTCTTGCACAAG GTGAAAAGGTCGATGAAGCAAAAAATGCAGGGGCAGATATTGTGGGCAGTGATGATTTGATCGAACAGATAAAAGGAGGGTTCATGGAGTTCGATAAGCTAATTGCATCCCCGGATATGATGGTCAAG GTTGCTGGCCTGGGAAAGATTCTTGGTCCTCGAGGACTCATGCCAAATCCCAAGGCTGGTACCGTCACAGCTAACATTCCCCAG gctATAGAAGAGTTCAAGAAGGGAAAAGTAGAATTCAGAGCAGACAAAACTGGGATTGTTCACATTCCCTTTGGGAAAGTCAATTTCACGGAGGAAGACCTGCTCGTAAACTTCCTTGCAGCAGTG AAATCGGTGGAGACAAACAAGCCAAAGGGAGCAAAAGGAGTGTACTGGAAAAGCGCACACATATGTTCGTCAATGGGGCCATCCATCAAGTTGAACATAAGGGAGATGATAGACTTCAAGCCATAA